A portion of the Lathamus discolor isolate bLatDis1 chromosome 5, bLatDis1.hap1, whole genome shotgun sequence genome contains these proteins:
- the GLO1 gene encoding lactoylglutathione lyase, whose translation MAAPAEFSGLSDEAAYAACSEPDASTKDFIFQQTMLRVKDPKKSLDFYTRILGMTLLQKFDFPTMKFSLYFLGYEDKNDIPKDKTARTAWTFSRKATLELTHNWGTENDENQSYHNGNSDPRGFGHIGIAVPDVSKACKRFEELGVKFVKKPDDGKMKGLAFVQDPDGYWIEILNPNHMVTLT comes from the exons ATGGCGGCGCCGGCGGAGTTCAGTGGCCTCAGCGATGAGGCAGCCTACGCCGCCTGCTCGGAGCCGGATGCCAGCACGAAG gatTTTATATTCCAGCAAACAATGTTAAGAGTAAAGGATCCTAAGAAGTCACTAGATTTTTATACAAGAATTCTTGGAATGAC ACTGCTTCAAAAATTTGACTTTCCTACTATGAAGTTCTCACTCTACTTCCTGGGATATGAAGATAAAAATGATATTCCAAAAGACAAAACTGCGAGAACAGCTTGGACCTTCTCCAGAAAAGCTACACTTGAATTGACACA CAACTGGGGTactgaaaatgatgaaaatCAGTCTTACCACAATGGAAATTCAGATCCCCGAGGATTCG GACACATTGGAATTGCTGTTCCTGATGTCAGTAAAGCTTGTAAGAGGTTTGAAGAACTAGGAGTGAAATTTGTGAAGAAACCAGATGATG GTAAAATGAAAGGACTTGCATTTGTTCAGGATCCTGATGGCTACTGGATTGAAATTTTGAATCCCAATCACATGGTGACTCTCACTTAG